Genomic segment of Ralstonia pickettii:
CTCGCACAGCTTTCGCCACTACCCCCTCAAGATAGCGTGTCTACCAATTTCACCACGTCGGCTGGGGGAAGAAACTTTATCAGGAACCCGGTTGAGACTTAGCGCCCCTGCCCGTTTTCCGTATTGTTTCAAGCCTTGCATTCTACCGCAAAGCGAAGCTTTTGTTCAATGCACAAAGAAAAATCTTATGCTTCGCGGCGCGCTGAAAACCCAAACAGTACGCCGCGATCGTTACATCAAATTACTTGGGCACAGCGGGCGAGGAAGCTGCGGCCGGACCAGCAGCCGGAGCCGAGGCCGCCGGTGCCGACGCCGTGGACGTAACAGGTGCGACCGAACCCATCACACCCGCAGACACACTGCCCTTGCTGGTGCCGATCAGCGTCAGCGCCAACGTGGCAATGAAAAACACGGTAGCCAGCACAGCCGTCGTGCGCGACAAGAAGTTGGCCGAGCCGGTTGCGCCGAACAGGCTACCCGACGCACCGGAGCCAAAGGCTGCCCCAACGTCGGCGCCCTTGCCGTGCTGCAGCAGCACCAGGCCGATCACACCGAGCGCGCTCAGGATTTGTGCCACCAGCAGCAGAGTCTTCAGAATTGCCATTTCGTTTCTCTCAATAATACGTTGCAGTCGCACATCGGTGACATTGCGACTCGATCCGTCGTTTATGCGCGACCGATCGCCAGGAAATCTTCGGCCTTCAGGGAGGCGCCGCCGATCAGGCCACCATCGATGTCCGCCATAGCAAACAGTTCGCCGGCATTGTCCGGCTTGACGCTTCCGCCATACAGAATTGCTAAGCGCTGCGCCACACCCGCATCCCGGGCAGCGACGCGCGCTCGAAGGAACGCATGCACAGCCTGCGCCTGCTCGCTGGATGCGGTTTTGCCTGTGCCGATCGCCCAGACCGGCTCATAAGCCACAACAATACGACCCAGTTGCTCCACCGACAGCGCTTCCAGTACCGCATCCAGTTGCCGGCCCACCACCTGCTCGGTCTCACCGGCTTCGCGCTGCGCAAGCGTTTCGCCCACACAGACGATCGGTGTGATGCCGTGTTCGAGCGCGCGCAGGGCCTTGGCCGCCACTTGCGCGTCGGTTTCACCGTGGTACGACCGACGCTCGGAGTGCCCAACGATCACGTAGCCGCAACCGAATTCCGACAACATCGACGCCGCCACTTCGCCCGTAAAGGCGCCGCGCGCTTCAGCCGAAACATCCTGTGCACCCCATGCCACCGCAGAACCGGCGAGCAGCGACTGGCACTGCGCCAGGTACGGAAACGGCGCACATACCGCCAGCGTGGCGGCGGTTTTGCCTGCGGCCTTGATCTGCTCAAGCAGCGCGGCGTTCGTGCTCAGGCTGCCATGCAGCTTCCAGTTCCCCACCACCAGCTTCGGTCTTGCGTTCACGTTTTGCCCGGTCGACTGTCAAATAAACCCAGCATTCTACCGTGGCGGCAAAAACAGGGTCAATTTTGACGTCTTGGAATCAATCCCAAACCAACATGATCTTGCCGATATGGGCGCTCGATTCCATCAGCGCGTGGGCCTGGGCCGCCTGCGCGGCCGGCATGACCTCATGGACGACCGGCTTAACGCGCCCAGAAGCTAGCAACGGCCAGACCGTTTCATACAGATTGGCCGCGATGGCGGCCTTGAACGCGACGGGACGCGGGCGCAGTGTCGAACCCGTCAGCGTAAGGCGGCGGCGCAGGATGTCACCCAGCGGCACTTCGGCTTTGGCGCCGCCCAGCAATGCAATCAATACGATGCGACCGTCGTCAGCAGTGCAGGCAATTTCGCGCGCGACATAGCTGCCGCCGACCATGTCGAGCACCACGTCGGCGCCGGGGCCCGTCTCAGCCTTGACGATCTCGACAAAATCTTCGGTCTTGTAATTGATGGCGCGCGCAGCACCGAGTTTGACGCACGCGTCGCATTTGTCGGCGCTACCTGCCGTCGCAAAAACACGGTGACCCAATGCGGACGCGATCTGAATGGCCGTCGTTCCGATGCCACTGGAGCCACCTTGCACGAGCAGCGTTTCATCGGCACCGTGTGCGCCGCGCCCCAGCAAGCCGCGGTCGAATACGTTCGACCACACGGTGAAATAGTTCTCCGGCAACGCAGCGGCTTCCACATCGGACAAACCGGCCGGCACGGGCAGCACCTGGCCCAGCGGTGCCGTGCAGAACTCCGCGTAGCCCCCTCCCTGCACCAGCGCGCAGACGCGATCGCCCACCTTCAAGCCGTAGCGATTGTCAGCATGCGCCAGATCACCACTGACAATTTCGCCCGCGACTTCCAGTCCGGGAATGTCGGACGCACCGGGCGGCACCGGATAATTGCCTGTCCGCTGAAACACATCCGGCCGGTTCACGCCGGCAGCGCGCACACGGATCAACACCTCACCAGCCTTGGTTTCCGGCATCGGGCGCTCGCCGAGCTTCAGGACTTCAGGGCCACCGTATTGGGTGATTTCAATCGCTTTCATGGGAATCGGATCAATGAGGTTTACGACGCGACGCTCGAGTTACGAGACGCTACGCTTGGGCTCGACAAAATGTTGCGGAATGCCACGCGTGGTTTCGCGCATGATTTCCTGTTTGCCGTGGACGATGCCGTCGGCGATCTTCCCGATATGCAACTTCAGCCACATCTCTGTCGGGGAGCCCGCGCGATAGTCCGCCGGGCCGAGCATGTCGACGCGATCATCGGCACGCAAGTTGTCGGCCTGCTCGAACGAACGCGGGCTTTCAGGGTTGTAGACCGCATAGGTACGGCCGCCGCCCTTGCGGGCAACCGAAAACGCCGGAATGTCGCTCGGCCCATCGGCCACGTAGATCATGTTTGCGAACGGCACGCGGCGCTCGTCTTCGGCAATCGAGGAGTTGACACTTACGGCTTCGGGGTGCTTGTTGACGCCCTTGTTGATCTCGAACAGCGCCCGCGTCTTGGTCGTGTTGTCAATCGCATAGATGATTTCCGAGACAACCGGCCGGCCATCCGCGTTCATGTCGGGCGCCTCCAGGAATTCGCAGCCCCACACGCCATCGATGTATGGGGCAATGGGTGAGCCCTTGATCATCTCCGTCAGGCCCGTGCTGACAATGTAGTGCTCAAGCTTGATGTCGAACGCTTGGTAAGCCCCGTTGTCGCGCACCCACGCCTTGCTGCGCTCGAAAAAATCCGTTACGCCGGGAAAGAATTCAAGTTCGGCGCCCAGCTCGCGCAGCGTAGCGTTGTCGAGACCGCCCATGCGGCCGTCGCGCACATGGCGCAGCAGCACATTGAGATAAAACGTTTCGTGGTTGACCTTCTGGCCACGTGATTCGATTTCGCGCGACCCCGCTGCCACTTCATCCCAGAAGGCTTGCTCGGAGATGTTGAAGCGGTCGAACAGCGGCACTTGCATGTAGCGCGGGATCAGCGTCTTGTCGAAGTCCCAGACGATGGCGATGCGGTTTTGCTCGAACAGGCGGCTCATGATGGGGCGCAAAGGCGCAACGGGAAGAACTCGCGACGCAGTGTAAACAAAAAAACGGCTGGACATCGTCCAGCCGTTTTTCTTGGCGAAAACCGCTCGCTTATTGCTGTTGTTGCTGCTGTTGTTGCGAGGCAGCGTCGCCAGCACCAGGTGCTTGCGGTGCAGCGGCCGGCACGTCGCCTTCTTCGGCCTTGGCGGCCTTGATCGACAGACGCATACGGCCCTTCTCGTCAGTGCTCAGCAGCTTCACGCGCACAGCCTGACCTTCCTTCACATAGTCGGAAACCTGGTTCACGCGCTCGTTGGCGATCTCCGAGATGTGCAGCAGACCGTCCTTGCCCGGCAGGATGTTCACGATCGCGCCAAAGTCCAGCAGCTTGAGAACCGTGCCGCTGTAGATCTTGCCCACTTCGGCTTCGGCCGTGATGCCTTCGATGCGACGCTTGGCTTCTGCCATGCCTTCCGACGACGTCGACGCAATGGTGATCGTGCCGTCTTCCTGGATGTCGATCGTGCAGCCGGTTTCCTTGGTCAGTGCCTGGATCGTCGAACCGCCCTTGCCGATCACGTCGCGGATCTTCTCCGGATTGATCTTGACGGTGATCATGCGCGGAGCGTGTTCCGACAGCTCGGTACGTGCGCCGCCCATGGCAGCCTGCATCTTGCCCAGGATGTGCAGACGGCCTTCCTTGGCTTGCGCCAGCGCCACCTGCATGATTTCCTTGGTGATGCCCTGCACCTTGATGTCCATTTGCAGTGCGGTGATACCAGCGTCGGTACCCGCGACCTTGAAGTCCATGTCGCCCAGGTGATCTTCGTCGCCCAGAATGTCGGTCAGCACGGCGAACTTGTTGTCTTCCAGGATCAGGCCCATGGCCACGCCGGCCACGTGCGCCTTGAGGGGCACGCCAGCATCCATCAGCGCCAGCGAACCGCCACACACCGAAGCCATCGACGACGAGCCGTTCGACTCGGTGATTTCCGACACCAGACGGATCGTGTAAGCGAATTCGTCGTCCTTCGGCAGCACCGGAATCAGAGCGCGCTTGGCCAGACGGCCGTGGCCGACTTCGCGGCGCTTCGGGCTGCCCACGCGACCGGTTTCGCCCGTGGCGAATGGCGGCATGTTGTAGTGGAGCATGAAGCGATCACGGTACTCGCCTTGCAGCGCGTCGATGATCTGCTCGTCGCTCTTGGTGCCGAGCGTAGCCACCACCAGCGCTTGCGTTTCACCACGCGTGAACAGGGCCGAGCCGTGCGCACGCGGCAGCACCGACGAACGGATCTCGATCGGGCGCACCGTGCGGGTGTCGCGACCGTCGATACGCGGTTCGCCGTTCAGGATCTGACCGCGCACGATCTTCGATTCGAGTTCGAACAGGATGTTGTCGACTTCCACGCCGTCAGCTTCCACACCGGCTTCGGCCAGCTTGGTCGCAACCGACTTGTAGACTTCCTTGAGCTTCTGGCTGCGGGCCGACTTCTGGCGCAGTTGGTAAGCGGCTTGCAGATCGGCCAGGCCCAGTTCGGACACCTTGGCGACCAGCGCTTCGTTCTTCGGAGCCGCTTGCCAATCCCACTCGGGCTTACCGCCGTCGCGCACCAGCTCGTGGATCGCGTTGATGGCGATCTGCATCTGCTCATGGCCGTACACCACGGCGCCCAGCATGACTTCTTCCGACAGCTGCTGCGCTTCCGATTCGACCATCAGCACAGCACGCTCGGTACCGGCCACAACCAGGTCCAGATCCGAATGCGCGAGTTGGGCACGATTCGGGTTCAGCAGGTACTGGCCATCCTTGTAACCCACGCGGGCAGCGCCCACCGGGCCGTTGAACGGCAGACCCGACACGGCCAGCGCAGCCGAAGCAGCCACCAGCGCCGGGATGTCGGCCGGCACCTCCGGGTTCATCGACAGCACGTGGATCACGACCTGGACTTCGTTGTAGAAGCCTTCCGGGAACAGCGGACGCAGCGGACGATCGATCAGGCGCGAGGTCAGCGTTTCGTTTTCCGACGGACGGCCTTCACGCTTGAAGAAGCCCCCCGGAATCTTGCCGGCAGCGTAGGTCTTCTCGAGGTAGTCGACGGTCAGCGGGAAGAAGTCTTGACCCGGCTTCGGGTTCTTGGCGCCCACCACGGTGGCGAGCACGACGGTGTCGTCCATATCGAGCAGCACAGCGCCGCTCGCCTGACGGGCGATCTCACCCGTCTCCATGCGGACCTTATGGCCGCCCCATTGGAATTCTTTGACGACCTTATTGAACATGGTCATAGCATCTCCTGTTCGGTATTCGCGGCGCGCTTCATTGCGCTTCACCGCGACAAACACGTTCCGTAAGACGGTGCGGTTGCAGAGGTGTGTTTTATGCCATTCCAGCGCAGCGCTGGCATCAATGCCGCGTTGGAATGACACAAGGCCCTGCTTCCTGCCGCCCCCGGTCCTTGGCAGCCGCTCCATTTTGAACTAGCCGACTGCCATCACTCACCGGTTGCCCGGCGCGGCCACAAACGCGGCCGCCAAAAACAAAATGCCTGCATCAGCACGCTGACGCAGGCACTTTTCATCACGCGCAGTGCGTGATACCCACCATTACTTACGCAGGCCCAGCTTCGCAACCAGGGCGGTGTAACGGTCAGCGTCCTTGCTCTTGAGGTAGTCCAGCAGACGGCGACGACGGCTCACCATGCGGAGCAGACCGCGACGGCTGTGGTGATCCTTCATGTGCGCCTTGAAGTGCGGCTGCAGTTCGTTGATGCGGGCGGTCAGCAGTGCAACTTGCACTTCCGGGCTACCCGTGTCGTTGGCGCTGCGGCCGTTATCTTTGACGATGTCTTGCTTGTTGATGTCAGCGACGGACATTTCGATTCCTTTGACTTGCGGACACTGCAGCGCCGGAATGGCCGCCGTTGGTGCCGTGTTGAACAATGATCTTGCCGTTCCATCTACAACTGACCTGGACAGCAAGAGCGCGATTATAGCCTAGAACCCCACCCCAGCGACAGCCCCGCGTCGTTGCCCTCAATGGCGCGCCATCTTGCACGTCGTTGGCAGGGCTGTTTGAGCTTCCGAGATCACTTTCAACGTACGAAACCCGTAGCCGGAGCCCTCGATATCGAAAGGCGCACCGGGCGTGCCCGTCCGCTCCATCTGCGTGACGACAAGGGGCTGGATGGCTTGATGATCCTCGGGCCGCAGCGTGATGCGGTGGAAGCCGTTGTCCAAAGAAGCGCCCTCCAGCGCACGTGCGACGGCGGCAGCTTCCGTGGTTCCCGCTTTGGTGATGGCCGCCGCCAGCATCTCCACCATCATCTGGTCACGCAGCAGCGGGTAGTCGTCGGCGGGGGCGGGATAGCGGGCGCGGAAGGCCTTGTAGAACGCGTCGGACTTGGCGCCGCCCAAATTCGGATGCCATTCCGCGACCGCCACCACACGGCCAACGCCTGCGTCGCCCATCGCACCTGGCGCCCCCAGCGAGTTGCCATAGAACGTGAAGAACCGCGCCTTCAGTCCGGCATCCCGTGCCGCCTTGACGAGCAGCGTCAAATCATTACCCCAGTTGCCGGTGATGACCGTATCCGCACCGGACGCGGCAATGCGCGCCACGTACGGCGCAAAATCCTTCACCTTGCCGATGGGGTGCAACACCTCACCAACGACTGCGACGTCCGGCCGCTTCTCGCTCAACTGCTGCCGCGCCAGTTGCGCCACCTGGCGGCCGAATGTGTAGTCCTGCCCGATCAGGTAGACCCTTTTGACGGCCTTGTCCGCGCGAATCACTTCCGTGAGCGCATGCATGCGCATGTCGGCCGATGCGTCAAAGCGGAAATGCCAGAAGCTGCATGCTTCGTTGGTCAGCGCAGGATCGACGGCGGCGTAGTTCAGAAAGAGCACGCGCGCGTCCGGATGACGTTCGTTGTAGCGCGAGATCGACGTCGACAACGCCGCCGCAGCCGCCGAACTATTGCCCTGCAGCACAAAGCGGATGCCCGCATCCGTCGCGGCCTGCAACTGCAGCAACGACTCGTCGACACTGTTCTTGCTATCAAAGCGCACAAGGGCAAACGGATGCATGCCATCGGGCAACTTCACACCACCGCGCGCATTCACACCTTCGATCGCCATGCGCAGATTGCGCTCGACTGCCTCGCCCGCGTTGGCAAACGGGCCTGAAAGACCTTCAATCAGCGCCAGCCGGATCGGCGCGGCTTCGGGCTGGGCACCTGCTGTCCCACACAACCCAACGGCCGCCAGCGCGGCCACAAACCAACGAAACACCATGGCAAATCTCCGTGAAGCGCGGATGGTAAAGCGCCGCCGCGTGTCGACACAAGCCGGCGCAAATCACACGCCCTCCTACACTAAGGGCATTGGAGGAACCACTGTGAACATTCGATCGACACGGCAGTGCGCGGCGCTGCTCGCCGTGGCGCTGGCGTCAACAAGCGCGTGTACCGTATTGGCGCCCGTACAAACGGGCGAAGCACTGGTCGGCCAACCCGCTTCTGCAGTGGAGGCACGGTTTGGCACACCACCGGAACGGTATCCCCGCGCCGGTGGCGGCACGCGCTGGCTCTATCCGACGCAGCCTTATGGGCAATTCACCTATGCCGCTGATTTCGACGCAAGCGGCAAGCTCGTCTCGTTCCGGCAGATTCTGACCACGATGGACTTTGCGCAGATCCGCGTCGGGACCGCGACGCAGAATGACGT
This window contains:
- the secG gene encoding preprotein translocase subunit SecG, with protein sequence MAILKTLLLVAQILSALGVIGLVLLQHGKGADVGAAFGSGASGSLFGATGSANFLSRTTAVLATVFFIATLALTLIGTSKGSVSAGVMGSVAPVTSTASAPAASAPAAGPAAASSPAVPK
- the tpiA gene encoding triose-phosphate isomerase, with translation MNARPKLVVGNWKLHGSLSTNAALLEQIKAAGKTAATLAVCAPFPYLAQCQSLLAGSAVAWGAQDVSAEARGAFTGEVAASMLSEFGCGYVIVGHSERRSYHGETDAQVAAKALRALEHGITPIVCVGETLAQREAGETEQVVGRQLDAVLEALSVEQLGRIVVAYEPVWAIGTGKTASSEQAQAVHAFLRARVAARDAGVAQRLAILYGGSVKPDNAGELFAMADIDGGLIGGASLKAEDFLAIGRA
- a CDS encoding NAD(P)H-quinone oxidoreductase, with the protein product MKAIEITQYGGPEVLKLGERPMPETKAGEVLIRVRAAGVNRPDVFQRTGNYPVPPGASDIPGLEVAGEIVSGDLAHADNRYGLKVGDRVCALVQGGGYAEFCTAPLGQVLPVPAGLSDVEAAALPENYFTVWSNVFDRGLLGRGAHGADETLLVQGGSSGIGTTAIQIASALGHRVFATAGSADKCDACVKLGAARAINYKTEDFVEIVKAETGPGADVVLDMVGGSYVAREIACTADDGRIVLIALLGGAKAEVPLGDILRRRLTLTGSTLRPRPVAFKAAIAANLYETVWPLLASGRVKPVVHEVMPAAQAAQAHALMESSAHIGKIMLVWD
- a CDS encoding HAD family hydrolase, producing MSRLFEQNRIAIVWDFDKTLIPRYMQVPLFDRFNISEQAFWDEVAAGSREIESRGQKVNHETFYLNVLLRHVRDGRMGGLDNATLRELGAELEFFPGVTDFFERSKAWVRDNGAYQAFDIKLEHYIVSTGLTEMIKGSPIAPYIDGVWGCEFLEAPDMNADGRPVVSEIIYAIDNTTKTRALFEINKGVNKHPEAVSVNSSIAEDERRVPFANMIYVADGPSDIPAFSVARKGGGRTYAVYNPESPRSFEQADNLRADDRVDMLGPADYRAGSPTEMWLKLHIGKIADGIVHGKQEIMRETTRGIPQHFVEPKRSVS
- the pnp gene encoding polyribonucleotide nucleotidyltransferase translates to MTMFNKVVKEFQWGGHKVRMETGEIARQASGAVLLDMDDTVVLATVVGAKNPKPGQDFFPLTVDYLEKTYAAGKIPGGFFKREGRPSENETLTSRLIDRPLRPLFPEGFYNEVQVVIHVLSMNPEVPADIPALVAASAALAVSGLPFNGPVGAARVGYKDGQYLLNPNRAQLAHSDLDLVVAGTERAVLMVESEAQQLSEEVMLGAVVYGHEQMQIAINAIHELVRDGGKPEWDWQAAPKNEALVAKVSELGLADLQAAYQLRQKSARSQKLKEVYKSVATKLAEAGVEADGVEVDNILFELESKIVRGQILNGEPRIDGRDTRTVRPIEIRSSVLPRAHGSALFTRGETQALVVATLGTKSDEQIIDALQGEYRDRFMLHYNMPPFATGETGRVGSPKRREVGHGRLAKRALIPVLPKDDEFAYTIRLVSEITESNGSSSMASVCGGSLALMDAGVPLKAHVAGVAMGLILEDNKFAVLTDILGDEDHLGDMDFKVAGTDAGITALQMDIKVQGITKEIMQVALAQAKEGRLHILGKMQAAMGGARTELSEHAPRMITVKINPEKIRDVIGKGGSTIQALTKETGCTIDIQEDGTITIASTSSEGMAEAKRRIEGITAEAEVGKIYSGTVLKLLDFGAIVNILPGKDGLLHISEIANERVNQVSDYVKEGQAVRVKLLSTDEKGRMRLSIKAAKAEEGDVPAAAPQAPGAGDAASQQQQQQQQ
- the rpsO gene encoding 30S ribosomal protein S15; amino-acid sequence: MSVADINKQDIVKDNGRSANDTGSPEVQVALLTARINELQPHFKAHMKDHHSRRGLLRMVSRRRRLLDYLKSKDADRYTALVAKLGLRK
- a CDS encoding branched-chain amino acid ABC transporter substrate-binding protein; translation: MVFRWFVAALAAVGLCGTAGAQPEAAPIRLALIEGLSGPFANAGEAVERNLRMAIEGVNARGGVKLPDGMHPFALVRFDSKNSVDESLLQLQAATDAGIRFVLQGNSSAAAAALSTSISRYNERHPDARVLFLNYAAVDPALTNEACSFWHFRFDASADMRMHALTEVIRADKAVKRVYLIGQDYTFGRQVAQLARQQLSEKRPDVAVVGEVLHPIGKVKDFAPYVARIAASGADTVITGNWGNDLTLLVKAARDAGLKARFFTFYGNSLGAPGAMGDAGVGRVVAVAEWHPNLGGAKSDAFYKAFRARYPAPADDYPLLRDQMMVEMLAAAITKAGTTEAAAVARALEGASLDNGFHRITLRPEDHQAIQPLVVTQMERTGTPGAPFDIEGSGYGFRTLKVISEAQTALPTTCKMARH
- a CDS encoding membrane protein, with translation MVKRRRVSTQAGANHTPSYTKGIGGTTVNIRSTRQCAALLAVALASTSACTVLAPVQTGEALVGQPASAVEARFGTPPERYPRAGGGTRWLYPTQPYGQFTYAADFDASGKLVSFRQILTTMDFAQIRVGTATQNDVLQTFGKPEETAYFRLMDRQVWSYRFKHEGVWPSLMHFYFDRDGVVRLTQVSPDPMYDHDHDSSR